In Dermacentor silvarum isolate Dsil-2018 chromosome 2, BIME_Dsil_1.4, whole genome shotgun sequence, the following proteins share a genomic window:
- the LOC119441214 gene encoding stromal cell-derived factor 2 — translation MANASCWCLLLLAGALCVLVVDVQGQVHYRYVTCGSLVKLLNRRWDVRLHSHEVRYSGGSGQQSVTATEKPDDINSHWVVKGQSDTSCSRGEPVKCGEIVRLEHLKTRRNLHSHHFPSPLTSKQEISAHGENGQGNSGDFWRVVCKTGYWERDGDVRLKHADTEAWLSVSGKSYGQQLGGQLEVCGELAPYDESCVWRTAEGVFMKPSEGRLHIVKHTEL, via the coding sequence ATGGCCAACGCGTCGTGCTGGTGTCTTCTTCTGCTGGCGGGCGCGCTATGCGTCCTGGTCGTCGACGTCCAGGGCCAGGTCCACTACCGCTACGTCACGTGCGGCTCCCTGGTCAAGCTGCTGAACCGTCGCTGGGACGTGCGGCTGCATTCGCACGAGGTCCGCTACTCGGGCGGCAGCGGCCAGCAGTCGGTCACGGCCACCGAAAAGCCGGACGACATCAACAGCCACTGGGTGGTCAAGGGCCAGTCGGACACGAGCTGCTCGCGCGGTGAGCCCGTCAAGTGCGGCGAAATCGTGCGACTCGAGCACCTGAAGACGCGGAGGAACCTGCACAGCCACCACTTCCCGTCGCCGCTAACCAGCAAGCAGGAGATAAGCGCGCACGGCGAGAACGGCCAGGGTAACTCGGGAGACTTCTGGAGGGTCGTCTGCAAGACGGGCTACTGGGAACGCGACGGCGACGTCAGGCTCAAGCACGCGGACACCGAGGCCTGGCTCTCGGTTTCGGGCAAGTCCTACGGCCAGCAGTTGGGCGGCCAGCTGGAGGTGTGCGGAGAGCTGGCGCCCTACGACGAGTCGTGCGTCTGGAGGACGGCCGAGGGAGTCTTCATGAAGCCGAGCGAAGGACGCTTGCACATCGTCAAGCACACGGAACTCTGA